A section of the Methanosarcina mazei S-6 genome encodes:
- the cas7d gene encoding type I-D CRISPR-associated protein Cas7/Csc2: MSGEYGITAFKKDLENYVVETLEKKPKENYVNILVLRELKSAARFTTDGTQANSATIRIGNTEETVGKLFGRKQVASDRRKAKALQRTLITEEMKKAVKDWNGCTMKVNEMCQKCPECALFGSAASEESVSITSRVMYDEAYTIRAVSAIVEEFFQNAPGDDYTKEPTSAIREPDFFKEGTLFPCAVTLKDATIEEVMFFLNVTDRNSRYGATGTRFGKVQNHILGVYASHREGPSSLEITREIALKLAGRKAEQNGTKIEEELKNVMYSDTLDTNEIKGLSIKVYEELSTKHRIECNKVGEAEVSKVLSELTDDVVKEALTAQIGKIKTFVNA; encoded by the coding sequence ATGAGTGGAGAATATGGCATTACTGCATTTAAAAAAGATTTGGAGAATTATGTGGTAGAAACATTAGAAAAAAAGCCAAAAGAAAACTACGTAAATATACTGGTACTGAGAGAACTAAAAAGCGCAGCTCGTTTTACTACTGATGGAACCCAAGCAAACTCCGCAACCATAAGAATTGGAAACACCGAGGAAACTGTGGGGAAACTGTTTGGCCGAAAACAGGTCGCAAGTGATAGAAGAAAAGCTAAAGCACTTCAGCGTACTCTTATCACAGAGGAAATGAAAAAAGCTGTAAAAGATTGGAACGGCTGCACTATGAAAGTAAATGAGATGTGCCAGAAGTGTCCGGAATGCGCTTTATTTGGAAGTGCGGCTTCTGAAGAAAGTGTTAGTATAACTTCAAGGGTAATGTATGATGAAGCTTATACTATCAGGGCAGTAAGTGCAATTGTAGAAGAATTTTTTCAGAATGCTCCTGGTGACGATTATACAAAGGAACCAACTTCTGCAATTCGTGAACCAGATTTCTTTAAGGAGGGCACTCTGTTTCCCTGTGCAGTTACATTGAAGGATGCAACTATTGAAGAAGTAATGTTTTTCTTGAATGTAACAGATCGAAATTCACGATACGGTGCTACAGGTACTCGTTTTGGAAAAGTCCAAAATCACATTCTTGGAGTTTATGCAAGTCATAGAGAGGGCCCTTCAAGCTTAGAGATAACCAGAGAGATTGCACTTAAGCTTGCAGGAAGAAAAGCTGAACAGAATGGTACGAAAATTGAAGAAGAACTCAAAAATGTGATGTATAGTGATACTTTAGATACTAATGAAATAAAAGGTCTCAGTATTAAGGTATACGAAGAACTGTCAACGAAACATAGAATAGAATGTAATAAAGTTGGAGAGGCTGAAGTTTCGAAGGTACTCAGCGAATTAACAGATGATGTTGTGAAAGAGGCACTCACAGCACAAATTGGTAAGATAAAAACATTTGTAAACGCTTAA
- the cas5d gene encoding type I-D CRISPR-associated protein Cas5/Csc1 has translation MSRNAQANLVGSLQKLPSQVQVRAFKGIIELMSELFFASLEPGDNYTTEPVILNTALYYALGYAKGNYINRPIKKGKGSAKQNPDYIEDTEELVNSVYVTPAKLINFAELTTEIYNSRSDDYVQSNVPTKIDSDANIPRYGARKQIQPGARFLFYVLTFDGTEPDMPPYIRLGKKRCKALVEWSEVDVSVSNGTYTTTHPILAEDTNLIPLGDISFKRMQPFDIIKKSRFSGDYLKIDSNEILPFEVRFLRRIRN, from the coding sequence ATGTCCAGAAATGCTCAAGCAAATTTAGTAGGTAGTCTTCAAAAGCTACCTTCCCAAGTTCAGGTTCGAGCGTTTAAGGGAATAATAGAACTGATGAGTGAACTGTTCTTTGCTTCCCTGGAACCTGGAGATAATTATACCACTGAACCTGTAATATTAAACACTGCACTTTACTATGCCCTTGGTTATGCAAAAGGAAATTATATAAATCGTCCTATAAAAAAAGGTAAGGGTTCAGCAAAGCAAAATCCAGATTATATTGAAGACACCGAAGAACTCGTTAATAGTGTATATGTTACACCTGCTAAGCTGATAAACTTTGCAGAACTTACTACTGAAATTTATAATTCACGTTCAGATGATTATGTCCAATCAAACGTGCCTACTAAAATTGATAGTGATGCCAATATCCCTAGGTACGGTGCGAGAAAACAAATTCAACCCGGTGCAAGATTTTTATTTTACGTACTAACGTTTGATGGCACTGAACCGGATATGCCTCCATATATCAGGTTAGGCAAAAAACGTTGCAAAGCCTTAGTTGAATGGAGTGAGGTTGATGTTTCAGTTTCAAATGGAACTTACACAACTACACACCCAATTTTAGCTGAGGATACTAATTTGATACCATTGGGAGATATTTCTTTTAAGAGAATGCAGCCGTTTGATATAATTAAGAAATCTAGGTTCTCAGGGGATTACTTAAAAATAGATAGTAATGAAATACTCCCATTTGAAGTGCGCTTCTTAAGGAGGATAAGGAATTGA
- the cas3 gene encoding type I-D CRISPR-associated helicase Cas3' — MIVEELSIPRYNAEPLYNDRYPYAHQIIARDSIRNFDEFFLFLTSPTGSGKTDSWAVPSLNGNDLGVVVALYPTNALAKDQYLSINNLKKSLNSNKRIEFVTAETLGLKQEKYSYRITKGEILEDMVRKMALDGGGIIVTNPDIFVYALKGYFFNEYLKSVFKNHINTVVFDEFHLYDLKQSDIILFLLHDILITEDTALRKFVFLSATPNENISYKIKKVIGGNFIDSAQTNINSLIIDERPIMPEVELEFKHAPRFMAGEFLLKDLEWIKDFKGNERLAIILVSRQSSIVG, encoded by the coding sequence TTGATTGTTGAGGAGCTCAGTATTCCGAGGTATAATGCGGAACCTCTATACAATGATCGTTATCCTTATGCTCATCAAATAATTGCAAGAGATTCAATTCGCAATTTTGATGAATTTTTTCTTTTCCTTACATCTCCTACTGGGTCTGGAAAAACAGATTCATGGGCAGTACCCTCATTAAATGGAAATGATTTGGGAGTAGTTGTAGCTTTATATCCTACAAATGCACTTGCAAAAGATCAGTATTTGTCCATAAATAATCTGAAAAAATCATTGAATTCGAATAAAAGAATTGAGTTTGTGACAGCTGAAACCCTTGGGCTGAAACAGGAAAAGTATTCGTACAGAATAACAAAAGGTGAAATTTTAGAAGACATGGTTCGTAAAATGGCACTCGATGGTGGAGGCATAATTGTTACAAATCCTGATATATTTGTTTATGCACTTAAAGGATATTTTTTCAATGAGTATCTGAAATCTGTATTCAAAAATCATATAAATACTGTTGTTTTTGATGAATTTCATTTATATGATTTAAAGCAGTCAGATATTATTTTGTTTCTTTTGCACGATATTTTGATCACCGAGGATACTGCACTGAGAAAATTTGTATTTCTCAGTGCAACACCGAATGAAAATATTTCCTATAAAATAAAAAAGGTGATTGGTGGCAATTTCATTGACTCTGCTCAAACCAATATCAATAGTTTAATTATTGATGAGCGTCCCATCATGCCAGAAGTTGAGCTTGAGTTTAAACATGCACCGCGTTTTATGGCTGGAGAATTTTTATTAAAGGATTTAGAGTGGATAAAGGATTTTAAGGGCAATGAAAGGCTGGCGATTATACTAGTGTCGCGTCAATCCTCAATAGTCGGATAA
- a CDS encoding IS630-like element ISMma9 family transposase (programmed frameshift), with protein MIKYTVTLTEDERRSLCELASKGKHNSQQILNALILLNCDKSELNVSHSTNEEISRVLNISMKKIDRVKKRFVEEGLEVALNGKESERIYNKKVDGDLEAHLVALSCSQPPEGFARWSLRLLADKAVELGYFEEISHETVRRTLKKNEIKPWQRKQWVIPPEQNSSFVANMEMVLDVYKRPFDPRNPVVCMDESPKQLIAETRIPIPCSTGKPEKYDYEYKRNGMCNIFLACEPLTGKRMVKITERKTKRDWAYFLEEIEVQHENADKITLVMDNLNTHIPGSLYETFPPPKAKALWDRFEFVYTPKHGSWLNMAEIELNVLTGQCLKRRMDNIEFVRKEVLAWQNYRNNKNSKVKWQFTTDDARIKLSRLYPTIED; from the exons ATGATTAAATATACTGTGACACTTACCGAAGATGAACGTAGATCTCTTTGTGAACTTGCTTCAAAGGGAAAACATAACTCTCAACAAATTCTCAATGCTCTGATTTTGCTTAATTGCGATAAAAGTGAATTGAATGTTAGCCATTCAACCAATGAAGAAATCTCACGTGTCCTGAATATTAGTATGAAAAAAATTGACCGTGTTAAGAAGAGATTTGTTGAAGAAGGTCTTGAAGTTGCCCTTAACGGGAAAGAAAGCGAGCGCATTTATAATAAAAAAGTTGATGGTGATCTTGAAGCCCATTTAGTCGCCCTTAGTTGCAGTCAACCCCCTGAAGGTTTTGCAAGATGGTCGTTAAGATTATTAGCCGATAAGGCTGTAGAACTTGGTTATTTCGAGGAAATTTCTCACGAAACAGTACGCCGTACTTTAAA AAAAAACGAAATCAAACCCTGGCAAAGGAAACAATGGGTAATTCCTCCAGAACAAAACAGTAGCTTTGTTGCGAATATGGAAATGGTTCTGGACGTTTATAAACGTCCATTTGATCCACGAAATCCTGTTGTGTGTATGGACGAATCCCCAAAACAATTGATTGCAGAAACCCGGATCCCTATCCCCTGCTCAACAGGGAAGCCAGAAAAGTACGATTATGAATACAAGCGAAATGGAATGTGCAATATATTCCTTGCCTGTGAACCGTTGACAGGGAAAAGAATGGTAAAGATCACTGAAAGAAAAACAAAGAGAGATTGGGCTTATTTTCTCGAAGAAATAGAAGTTCAACATGAAAATGCAGATAAAATTACGTTAGTAATGGACAATCTAAACACGCACATACCTGGATCTCTCTACGAAACATTTCCACCACCAAAAGCAAAGGCGCTATGGGACAGATTTGAGTTCGTCTACACGCCAAAACATGGAAGCTGGTTGAACATGGCAGAGATTGAACTGAATGTACTTACAGGTCAATGTTTAAAAAGGAGAATGGATAACATCGAGTTTGTCAGAAAAGAAGTTTTGGCATGGCAAAATTACAGAAACAACAAAAATTCAAAGGTTAAATGGCAATTTACAACAGATGATGCAAGGATAAAATTGTCACGTCTTTATCCGACTATTGAGGATTGA
- the cas3 gene encoding type I-D CRISPR-associated helicase Cas3': MGDTTLDSAHEVAVLAEALRNQTNWKICEVSGFRKDSMEDSFDILVGNKAIEVGIDFKGESAISRLIFSAHSISEFLQRFGRLRNPISGVKYRSVCFAASEVVNHFGSFENLSRAELEENIKSSMHDPKIIENFRWRYGYLEAYEYIYKNAFGIGVKEARISQNGCQFQPQKGGLPSDKNENYFRQGLELIKEHFFIHTGRTSHEILESVGFLEKTTKSEILDIIEELGSFRGSSLDIAYYDPENDQFGLYDVFFLLRWAEMDILPKKQFKRSVPDKYHKKIDDVSERVAGYVIIKNILEKPRYVKIAGRNLSQIDFGESERKPEKAYGLLPVVGKNNSEDSLDMSTIVNKIKSKGFFCRYMSNTSKISKNYYNIDDYTVLLNYKDGCLAIGLDAIYVDCVIHNLLSTK, translated from the coding sequence ATCGGTGACACGACACTAGATAGTGCTCATGAAGTTGCAGTTCTAGCCGAAGCCCTTCGAAATCAAACTAACTGGAAGATTTGTGAAGTTAGTGGTTTTAGAAAGGACTCAATGGAAGATTCATTTGATATTCTTGTAGGGAACAAAGCCATTGAAGTTGGAATTGATTTTAAGGGAGAGTCTGCAATATCAAGATTGATATTTTCAGCACACAGTATAAGTGAGTTTTTACAACGTTTCGGTAGACTCAGAAATCCAATTAGTGGGGTAAAATATAGGTCAGTTTGTTTTGCAGCTTCTGAGGTAGTAAATCACTTCGGCAGTTTTGAGAACTTATCAAGAGCCGAATTAGAAGAAAACATAAAATCTTCAATGCATGATCCAAAAATTATTGAGAACTTTAGATGGAGGTATGGTTACCTTGAAGCTTATGAGTATATATACAAAAATGCTTTTGGAATTGGTGTAAAAGAGGCAAGAATTAGTCAAAATGGATGTCAATTTCAACCACAGAAAGGAGGTTTACCATCAGATAAGAACGAAAATTATTTCCGCCAAGGTCTTGAGTTGATTAAAGAACATTTTTTTATTCATACAGGTCGGACTTCTCACGAGATTCTAGAATCTGTAGGATTTCTTGAGAAAACGACTAAATCTGAAATTCTGGATATTATCGAAGAACTCGGGAGTTTTAGAGGCAGCTCTCTAGACATAGCGTACTATGATCCTGAAAATGATCAATTTGGTCTTTACGATGTCTTTTTTCTTTTAAGATGGGCTGAAATGGATATTCTCCCAAAAAAACAATTCAAGCGATCTGTCCCTGATAAATACCACAAAAAAATAGATGATGTCTCTGAACGAGTTGCAGGCTATGTTATTATTAAGAATATTCTTGAAAAACCAAGATATGTGAAAATTGCTGGTAGAAACCTAAGTCAAATAGATTTTGGGGAATCTGAAAGGAAACCTGAAAAAGCTTATGGATTGCTGCCGGTTGTTGGAAAAAACAACTCTGAAGATTCTTTAGACATGTCTACAATAGTGAACAAAATTAAGTCAAAAGGATTTTTTTGTAGATACATGTCAAATACCTCTAAAATTTCAAAGAATTATTACAATATTGACGACTACACTGTACTTTTAAACTATAAGGATGGATGCTTGGCAATTGGTCTTGATGCGATTTATGTAGACTGCGTTATTCATAATTTACTTTCTACAAAGTGA
- the cas4 gene encoding CRISPR-associated protein Cas4 yields MDEDSLVNVSDLNQYLYCARRLYYLMFYDTQEINFYLADGRSKHKNKGRRGGWYKEIYLRSEKLQLHGKIDLLEGKTTLTPVESKHGDSYYENDEVQLAAYCMLLEDYLEEPVTFGYLHLFGTNERYAIQITDWHREAVLDTISAIQNMKLNNIPDFADNLNKCKKCSVIQYCMPFETKILEKIK; encoded by the coding sequence ATGGATGAAGACTCTTTGGTCAATGTTTCCGACCTTAACCAGTACCTTTACTGTGCTAGACGCCTTTATTATCTCATGTTTTATGATACACAGGAAATAAATTTTTACCTTGCAGATGGCCGTTCAAAACATAAAAACAAAGGTAGGAGAGGCGGTTGGTATAAGGAAATTTACCTTAGATCTGAAAAACTCCAATTACATGGTAAAATTGACTTACTGGAAGGAAAAACAACTTTAACTCCAGTAGAAAGTAAGCATGGCGATTCCTACTATGAAAATGATGAGGTTCAGTTGGCTGCTTACTGTATGCTCTTGGAAGATTATCTGGAAGAGCCAGTAACTTTTGGATATTTACATCTTTTTGGCACTAACGAACGCTATGCAATTCAGATAACAGATTGGCACAGAGAAGCGGTTCTGGATACAATTTCAGCAATCCAGAATATGAAATTAAATAATATTCCTGATTTTGCAGATAATTTGAATAAGTGTAAAAAGTGCAGTGTGATTCAGTACTGCATGCCATTTGAAACAAAAATACTGGAGAAGATAAAGTGA
- the cas1d gene encoding type I-D CRISPR-associated endonuclease Cas1d: protein MKASEGILDDDVIYVTKQGSTVGIDGGRISVYQKEEGELASYPIGKVNTINIFGNVNFTTPFVSQANEHGVTLNYFNFYGKYRGSFIPERNTIAEVRRKQYALTDFQSLAISQRIISGKIRNSRTLLSRKGIKELKILDEIESKTAEVKTSDELRGYEGEAAEFYFRHLNNCLIDGWTFEKRTKRPPEDHINALMSLTYTMMKNEVLSALRQYNLDPYLGIFHADRHGRPALALDLMEEFRPVFCDAFVLRLINRKELTHDDFQVDNHLKEHPFKTYLAKFDEYMQEEFMHPHFKYQVSRRKAVRMQAILLRKAITNELPMYYPLVFKR from the coding sequence GTGAAAGCGAGTGAGGGGATTCTGGACGACGATGTAATCTATGTGACAAAGCAGGGGTCAACTGTTGGAATTGACGGAGGGCGCATTTCTGTTTACCAGAAAGAAGAGGGAGAACTGGCTTCCTATCCAATAGGAAAGGTAAATACAATCAATATTTTCGGGAATGTTAATTTCACCACTCCTTTTGTTTCCCAGGCAAACGAACACGGGGTTACACTGAATTACTTTAATTTTTACGGGAAATACAGGGGCAGCTTTATACCTGAGCGTAATACCATTGCTGAAGTTCGAAGAAAGCAATACGCACTTACAGATTTCCAGAGCCTTGCAATCTCCCAGAGGATAATATCCGGAAAAATCCGAAATTCAAGAACTCTTTTGAGTCGGAAAGGTATCAAAGAACTTAAAATATTAGATGAGATCGAATCAAAAACTGCTGAAGTTAAGACTTCTGATGAACTGAGAGGCTACGAAGGTGAAGCTGCTGAATTCTATTTTAGGCATCTTAACAATTGCCTGATCGACGGCTGGACTTTTGAGAAAAGAACGAAAAGACCTCCTGAAGACCATATCAATGCTCTCATGTCACTCACTTATACAATGATGAAAAATGAGGTTTTGAGTGCACTTAGACAGTACAATCTCGATCCTTACCTGGGAATTTTTCACGCTGACAGACATGGAAGGCCGGCTCTTGCACTCGATTTGATGGAGGAGTTTAGACCCGTTTTCTGTGATGCATTTGTGTTAAGGTTAATTAACCGTAAGGAATTGACACATGATGATTTCCAGGTGGATAACCATCTGAAAGAACATCCGTTTAAAACATATCTCGCTAAGTTTGATGAATATATGCAAGAAGAATTTATGCATCCTCATTTTAAGTATCAGGTTTCCCGAAGAAAAGCGGTCAGGATGCAGGCAATATTACTACGAAAAGCTATCACAAACGAACTTCCTATGTATTATCCTCTGGTGTTTAAAAGATGA
- the cas2 gene encoding CRISPR-associated endonuclease Cas2 → MRLVVTYDISDNKIRNRVYRILEKYGAWKQYSVFELDITAVQRVEMEDEIKTEIESTDKVRIYSLCDRCVKNIVDIGQKTPDKKSNIV, encoded by the coding sequence ATGAGGCTAGTAGTTACATATGATATAAGCGACAATAAGATTCGTAACAGGGTTTATAGAATCCTTGAAAAATACGGTGCATGGAAACAGTACAGCGTATTCGAACTTGATATTACTGCAGTGCAACGTGTAGAAATGGAAGATGAAATCAAAACAGAAATTGAGTCTACTGATAAAGTACGCATCTATAGCCTTTGTGACCGTTGCGTAAAAAATATTGTAGACATCGGCCAAAAGACTCCAGATAAAAAGTCAAACATTGTTTAA
- a CDS encoding DUF7557 family protein: MSTIAIDPDVKESLKELKLAPEESYNSVVKRLIGEVKKKEDYSPMFPKEEKQGHKESHINDFDAWLEKKLVEDKNILDALGRK, translated from the coding sequence ATGTCTACTATAGCTATAGATCCGGATGTAAAGGAATCACTTAAAGAGTTAAAGTTAGCTCCCGAAGAGTCTTATAATTCAGTAGTTAAGAGACTTATTGGGGAAGTTAAAAAGAAAGAAGATTACAGTCCTATGTTTCCAAAAGAAGAAAAACAAGGACATAAGGAATCTCATATAAATGATTTTGATGCCTGGTTAGAAAAGAAGCTGGTAGAAGATAAAAACATTTTAGATGCACTTGGAAGAAAGTGA
- a CDS encoding type II toxin-antitoxin system death-on-curing family toxin, giving the protein MHLEESDVLISLIEILKIHQKVIDYDKFKDPDDYTPAIRSLATLELMFEYLIKESNTIFENAAVIVYTIVAKHPFFNGNKRTGYEAMNFIIEDGGYRFTSTDEEMIEFIIRVATTENEMSIEEIKEWIIRHTEKIL; this is encoded by the coding sequence ATGCACTTGGAAGAAAGTGATGTTTTGATCAGCTTAATTGAGATTTTGAAAATTCATCAAAAGGTTATAGATTACGATAAATTTAAAGATCCGGATGATTATACACCCGCAATACGTTCTTTAGCTACTTTAGAATTAATGTTTGAATATTTGATAAAAGAATCCAATACTATTTTCGAAAATGCCGCTGTAATAGTCTACACTATTGTTGCAAAACATCCGTTTTTCAATGGAAATAAAAGAACTGGTTATGAAGCCATGAATTTTATTATTGAAGATGGAGGATACAGGTTTACGTCTACAGATGAAGAGATGATAGAATTCATAATTAGAGTGGCTACAACAGAAAATGAGATGTCAATTGAAGAAATAAAAGAATGGATAATTCGACATACGGAAAAAATACTATAA